Proteins encoded together in one Hymenobacter monticola window:
- a CDS encoding MFS transporter yields the protein MTPTATPAPAAPGIEKDNKRITTGWTFYDWANSVYPLVITSSIFPIYWSSVIKQITHTDSGQSPVSFLGMQVPGSSLLNYAISVSFLLIAIVSPFLTSLADFSGRKKLFLQIFCYIGAVSCAGLFFFSPATLTLSTFIFVAATVGFSGSIVFYNSYLPEISSEEKFDSLSAKGFSMGYIGSVILLIICLVINQFPEKLGITGEKAHETAAQISFLLTGLWWAGFAQIPFATLPPDRGRPAGAPEAEGGWLLNGFRELGKVWDQLKQLPNVKKFLLAYFTYNMGVQTVMYVATLFGTDELHLESGALILTILLLQVVAIAGAYLFAKLSERIGNTRALSWSVFIWMLICIAGYYVQAGWSFYALASVIGLTMGAIQSLSRSTYSKIIPENTPNSAAFFSFFDVTEKLSIVIGTATFGIINQVTGSMRNSLLALIVFFILGLIFLLQLRGKKLREDSLGPVAVPGPPPASAGAEMGAPVTR from the coding sequence ATGACCCCAACCGCGACTCCCGCACCCGCTGCCCCCGGCATCGAGAAAGACAACAAGCGTATCACCACCGGCTGGACCTTCTACGACTGGGCCAATTCGGTGTACCCGCTGGTGATTACCAGCTCCATCTTCCCGATTTACTGGTCTAGCGTCATCAAGCAGATTACGCACACCGACAGCGGCCAGAGCCCCGTGAGTTTCCTGGGTATGCAGGTGCCGGGTTCCTCGCTGCTCAACTACGCCATTTCGGTGTCGTTTTTGCTCATTGCCATCGTGAGCCCCTTCCTCACGTCGCTGGCCGACTTTTCGGGGCGCAAGAAGCTGTTTCTGCAAATCTTCTGCTACATCGGGGCCGTCTCGTGCGCGGGGCTGTTCTTCTTCTCGCCGGCCACGCTCACCCTTTCTACCTTCATTTTCGTGGCGGCCACGGTGGGCTTCTCGGGCAGCATTGTGTTCTACAATTCTTACCTGCCCGAAATCAGCTCGGAAGAAAAATTCGATTCGCTCTCGGCCAAAGGCTTTTCGATGGGCTACATCGGCTCGGTGATATTGCTCATCATTTGCTTGGTGATAAACCAATTCCCCGAAAAATTGGGCATCACGGGGGAAAAAGCGCACGAGACGGCGGCCCAGATTTCATTCCTGCTCACCGGCCTGTGGTGGGCCGGCTTCGCTCAGATTCCCTTCGCCACCCTGCCGCCCGACCGGGGCCGTCCCGCCGGAGCGCCCGAAGCCGAAGGCGGCTGGCTGCTCAACGGCTTCCGCGAGCTGGGCAAGGTATGGGACCAGCTCAAGCAGCTGCCCAACGTGAAGAAATTTCTGCTCGCCTACTTCACCTACAACATGGGTGTGCAAACGGTGATGTACGTGGCCACGCTCTTTGGCACCGACGAGCTGCACCTCGAATCGGGCGCGCTCATCCTCACCATTCTGCTGCTGCAGGTGGTGGCCATCGCGGGCGCTTACCTGTTCGCCAAGCTCTCCGAGCGCATCGGCAACACGCGGGCCCTGAGCTGGTCGGTGTTCATCTGGATGCTGATTTGCATCGCCGGCTACTACGTGCAAGCCGGCTGGAGTTTCTACGCCCTGGCCTCAGTCATTGGCCTCACCATGGGGGCCATTCAAAGCCTGAGCCGCAGCACCTACTCCAAGATTATTCCCGAGAATACGCCCAACTCAGCCGCCTTCTTTAGCTTTTTCGATGTGACCGAGAAGCTGAGCATTGTTATTGGCACGGCCACGTTCGGCATCATTAACCAAGTCACCGGCTCGATGCGCAATAGCCTGCTGGCGCTGATTGTGTTTTTCATCCTAGGACTGATATTCCTGCTCCAGTTGCGGGGCAAGAAGCTGCGCGAAGATTCGCTGGGCCCGGTAGCCGTGCCCGGCCCGCCGCCCGCCTCGGCCGGGGCCGAAATGGGAGCCCCGGTGACGCGGTAG
- a CDS encoding DinB family protein: MYTSSIQKNILAELNHELTQTRRILERVPFEQADYKPHPKSMSLWQLATHVVNLLAFKTLFVTHDSRDFLDPNAPKPGPTPTSMGELLARFDEYSATLKQELQQSDDEKLSHNFKLHRGEHVVFDYPKATAIRIMGLNHSIHHRGQLTVYLRMLDIPVPGLYGPSADEK, translated from the coding sequence ATGTACACCTCTTCCATCCAAAAAAATATCCTGGCCGAGCTCAACCACGAGCTGACCCAAACCCGCCGCATCCTCGAACGCGTACCCTTCGAGCAGGCCGATTACAAGCCGCACCCCAAGAGCATGAGCCTGTGGCAACTTGCCACCCACGTGGTAAACCTGCTGGCCTTCAAGACCCTGTTCGTAACGCACGATTCGCGCGACTTCCTCGACCCGAACGCGCCCAAGCCCGGCCCCACGCCCACTAGCATGGGGGAACTCCTGGCCCGCTTCGATGAGTACAGCGCCACCCTGAAGCAGGAACTGCAGCAAAGCGACGATGAGAAGCTGAGCCACAACTTCAAGCTCCACCGCGGCGAACACGTGGTATTTGACTACCCAAAAGCCACTGCCATCCGCATCATGGGCCTGAATCACAGCATTCACCACCGCGGCCAGCTCACGGTGTACCTGCGGATGCTCGACATCCCGGTGCCCGGCCTGTATGGCCCGAGTGCAGACGAGAAATAA
- a CDS encoding amidohydrolase: MAHISPELFPKLTASLLSLALLSSCGAKREAVDLLVTNATIYTVDSTFSKTEAFAVKDGKFVAVGPAADLKAKYQAAQEVDAGGKFIYPGFYDAHCHFYRYSLGLSYADLVGTTSWEEVLEKLQHHRQQHPQAAWLLGRGWDQNDWPDKQFPTKEKLDQLFPNVPVALIRVDGHAAIVNQKALDLGGVTARTPISGGTITRDAQGRLTGLLVDNATRLVGNKIAEPTEAEATELLLQGQQNCLAVGLTSLADAGLDKADIDQLAALQQKKKLKLRLYAMLTPTPENRAYYLKKGPLLTDQLTVSSFKVYADGALGSRGACLVKPYADKPKETGFLLSTEKQFRDLAKELAASKFQMNTHAIGDSANRIILNIYGEALKGQKDRRWRIEHAQVITPADMPKFGQFGIVPSVQPTHATSDMYWAGERLGAERLKTAYAYKELLKQYGQLALGSDFPVEHINPLFGFHSAVARQDAKNYPAAGFQMENAISRSDALRGMTTWAAHAAFEEKRKGQIKTGMLADFVVLDTDLLTAPKEQLRGAKVLQTWIGGEKVFGGK; encoded by the coding sequence GAGCAGTTGCGGCGCTAAACGAGAGGCCGTGGATTTGCTCGTCACGAATGCTACTATTTACACCGTCGATTCAACCTTTTCCAAGACTGAGGCTTTTGCGGTAAAGGACGGCAAATTTGTGGCCGTGGGGCCGGCAGCTGACCTAAAGGCGAAATACCAGGCGGCGCAGGAGGTGGATGCGGGAGGCAAGTTCATTTATCCCGGTTTCTACGACGCGCACTGCCACTTCTATCGCTACTCCCTCGGCCTGAGCTATGCTGATTTGGTGGGCACCACGTCCTGGGAAGAGGTGCTGGAAAAGCTGCAGCACCATCGCCAGCAGCATCCGCAAGCGGCCTGGCTGCTGGGCCGCGGCTGGGACCAGAACGACTGGCCCGACAAGCAGTTTCCGACCAAGGAGAAACTGGACCAGTTGTTTCCGAACGTGCCGGTGGCTTTGATTCGGGTGGACGGGCACGCGGCCATTGTCAACCAAAAAGCCCTGGACCTGGGTGGGGTGACGGCCCGCACACCCATCAGCGGGGGGACCATTACCCGCGATGCCCAGGGCCGCCTCACGGGCCTGCTGGTAGACAACGCCACTCGCCTGGTGGGCAATAAAATTGCGGAGCCCACGGAAGCGGAAGCCACAGAACTGCTGCTGCAAGGCCAGCAAAACTGCCTGGCCGTGGGCCTCACCAGCCTCGCCGACGCTGGCCTCGACAAGGCCGACATCGACCAACTGGCCGCTCTGCAGCAGAAAAAGAAGCTTAAGCTGCGGCTTTATGCCATGCTCACGCCCACGCCCGAAAACCGCGCCTACTACCTCAAAAAAGGCCCGTTGCTCACCGACCAGCTTACCGTCAGCTCTTTCAAGGTGTATGCCGACGGTGCCCTGGGCTCACGTGGGGCCTGCCTGGTGAAACCTTACGCGGATAAACCCAAGGAAACGGGTTTCCTGCTGTCCACTGAAAAGCAATTCCGCGATTTGGCCAAAGAACTGGCCGCGTCGAAGTTCCAGATGAACACCCACGCCATCGGCGACTCTGCCAACCGCATTATCCTTAACATATACGGCGAAGCCCTGAAGGGCCAGAAGGACCGCCGCTGGCGCATTGAGCACGCCCAGGTCATTACCCCAGCCGACATGCCCAAGTTCGGGCAGTTCGGCATCGTGCCTTCGGTGCAGCCCACCCACGCTACTTCTGATATGTACTGGGCCGGCGAGCGGCTGGGCGCCGAACGCCTGAAAACTGCTTACGCCTATAAGGAGCTGCTGAAGCAATACGGCCAGCTGGCCCTGGGTTCCGACTTCCCGGTGGAACACATCAACCCGCTGTTTGGCTTTCACTCGGCCGTGGCGCGGCAGGATGCCAAGAACTACCCCGCGGCCGGCTTCCAGATGGAAAACGCTATTTCGCGCTCCGACGCCCTGCGCGGCATGACCACCTGGGCGGCCCACGCCGCCTTCGAGGAAAAGCGCAAAGGCCAGATTAAGACCGGCATGCTGGCCGATTTCGTAGTGTTGGACACCGACTTGCTGACCGCGCCGAAGGAGCAACTGCGCGGCGCCAAGGTGCTGCAAACGTGGATTGGAGGGGAAAAGGTATTCGGGGGGAAATAG